Proteins encoded within one genomic window of Gloeobacter kilaueensis JS1:
- a CDS encoding alkaline phosphatase family protein: MKHLPSVAVAALASLVAIPSVWAQPKVVLISLDSANPTTFAGYIQSGVFDTSSGLGLLQRLGTSSIQNLTITPSITAPGHIAIATGSRAAHNDINANTFHLVASNFSANISGFGAPIGGYAISGPAVSPEPTATPIWVTLRAAGKKVVTATWPGGDGVDVKDPTSGNLLQPSSLRTVDYTVPFGTFGGVGAQGFALGAVDFTNAGDTLTSQLVAAGYPSYSPVKAKATALETINVSGTNYTINLAAIDSTNDGVTNYDTLVFYDANLGVQPGPFTLPSTGPAYVRADGHSRRFYFEGNSNKAGSAYYASFLAPDLSTVRIARYSVNYIPRNTPVLASVDDINNNVGFWGNQPDFRIPERISSGFDSFPDTELEGMYEDQVSSFVQYQTNIALRAISQNPDADLVMVYIEQPDGSGHQFTLTDPRQATNFKDPNTIGTGQDPAKVSRYATYRQNSYTAANSAVQQIIAAVGQNSDGTPRSNVFVVSDHGMAPFHTAVNINNLLTSVGIDTTKVRAVTTGPDVNVYIKLQGREADGTVSPSDYPALQKQIFQALSAAGDPNPTFNYSLPNGKLFRTVIPRPTPANVPVGFATNQIIGQDTGDVFAILNLGYNFDGTQSPVVQRKGDVASTTPVLSQPNFYGAHGYDSKLPEMSAIFFAAGPNIRKAQLPLTRNIDVAPTILKLLGVAPAATVDGRALQGILK; the protein is encoded by the coding sequence ATGAAACATCTGCCGTCTGTGGCCGTTGCGGCCCTTGCGTCGCTGGTAGCCATCCCTTCTGTTTGGGCCCAGCCCAAAGTTGTACTTATCTCGCTTGATAGCGCCAATCCGACTACTTTTGCCGGCTACATCCAATCCGGTGTCTTTGACACCAGCAGCGGTCTGGGGCTTTTGCAGCGGTTGGGGACCAGTTCCATCCAGAATCTGACGATCACCCCGTCGATCACCGCTCCCGGACACATCGCGATTGCCACCGGCTCGCGGGCGGCCCACAACGACATCAACGCCAACACCTTTCATCTGGTGGCAAGCAACTTCAGCGCCAACATCAGCGGCTTCGGCGCGCCGATCGGCGGCTACGCGATTTCTGGTCCGGCGGTGAGTCCCGAACCCACTGCCACCCCGATCTGGGTGACGCTGCGCGCCGCCGGTAAAAAAGTCGTGACCGCCACCTGGCCGGGGGGCGACGGCGTCGATGTCAAAGATCCGACCAGCGGCAACCTCCTGCAGCCCAGTTCGCTGCGGACGGTCGATTACACGGTGCCCTTCGGCACCTTCGGCGGCGTCGGTGCCCAGGGCTTTGCTCTGGGGGCCGTCGATTTCACCAATGCCGGCGACACCCTCACAAGCCAGCTGGTGGCCGCCGGTTATCCCTCCTACAGCCCCGTCAAGGCCAAGGCGACGGCCCTTGAGACGATTAATGTCAGCGGCACCAACTACACGATCAACCTGGCAGCGATCGACAGTACCAACGACGGAGTGACCAACTACGACACGCTGGTGTTCTACGACGCGAACCTGGGCGTGCAGCCGGGGCCTTTCACCCTGCCTTCCACCGGCCCCGCCTACGTGCGCGCCGACGGCCACTCCCGGCGCTTTTACTTCGAGGGCAACAGCAACAAAGCTGGATCTGCCTACTACGCAAGCTTTCTTGCTCCGGATCTCTCGACGGTGCGCATAGCGCGCTACTCGGTCAACTACATTCCCCGTAACACGCCGGTCCTTGCCAGCGTCGATGACATCAACAACAACGTCGGCTTCTGGGGCAACCAGCCGGACTTTCGCATTCCCGAGCGCATCAGCTCCGGCTTCGATAGCTTTCCGGACACCGAACTGGAGGGCATGTACGAAGATCAGGTGAGCAGCTTCGTGCAGTACCAGACCAATATCGCCCTGCGCGCCATCTCCCAGAACCCGGACGCCGACCTGGTGATGGTCTACATCGAGCAGCCGGACGGCTCCGGCCACCAGTTCACCCTCACCGACCCGCGCCAGGCGACCAACTTCAAAGACCCCAACACGATCGGCACCGGCCAGGATCCAGCCAAGGTGTCGCGCTACGCTACCTACCGCCAGAATTCGTATACAGCCGCCAACAGCGCCGTTCAGCAGATCATCGCTGCGGTCGGCCAGAACAGCGACGGTACTCCCAGGAGCAACGTTTTCGTCGTCTCCGACCACGGCATGGCCCCCTTTCATACGGCGGTGAACATCAACAACCTGCTCACTTCCGTCGGCATCGACACGACCAAGGTGCGGGCGGTGACCACCGGCCCCGACGTCAACGTCTACATCAAATTGCAGGGCAGGGAGGCGGACGGCACGGTGAGCCCGAGCGACTACCCGGCGCTGCAGAAACAAATTTTCCAGGCGCTCTCCGCAGCAGGCGATCCGAACCCGACTTTTAACTATTCACTGCCGAACGGCAAACTCTTCCGCACCGTCATCCCCCGGCCCACCCCTGCGAACGTTCCAGTTGGTTTTGCCACCAATCAAATCATCGGCCAGGACACAGGCGATGTCTTTGCCATCCTCAACCTGGGCTACAACTTCGACGGCACCCAGTCGCCGGTCGTCCAGCGCAAGGGAGATGTGGCCTCCACCACGCCGGTCCTCTCCCAGCCCAACTTCTACGGTGCCCACGGCTACGACTCCAAGCTGCCGGAGATGAGCGCCATCTTCTTTGCCGCCGGCCCAAATATCCGCAAGGCCCAGCTGCCGCTGACGCGCAACATCGATGTGGCACCCACGATCTTGAAGCTATTGGGGGTTGCTCCGGCGGCCACCGTCGATGGCCGGGCCCTTCAAGGAATTTTGAAATAG
- a CDS encoding response regulator transcription factor has translation MSAHLLLVDDDPGIRLALQAYLEDAGFSVTVARNAIEGEELLKKHQPDLVITDIMMPQVDGYRFLQKLRALPRFRQTPVIFLTAKGQTADRIQGYRHGCDAYMAKPGDPEELVAIIHNLLERSRQIQSEIVGLLAELQQRPAPLPRQSSVELDLTPREQQILQLVCEGLMNKEIAARLERSTRNVEKYVSRLLVKTGTSSRTELVRYAIEQGLVSTSRPTN, from the coding sequence ATGTCTGCCCATCTGCTGCTGGTCGATGACGATCCGGGCATCCGCCTTGCCCTCCAGGCGTACCTCGAAGACGCCGGCTTTAGCGTCACTGTCGCCCGCAACGCGATCGAAGGGGAGGAATTGCTCAAAAAGCACCAGCCGGATCTGGTGATCACCGACATCATGATGCCCCAGGTCGATGGCTACCGCTTCTTGCAAAAATTGCGCGCCCTGCCCCGCTTTCGCCAGACACCGGTGATCTTTTTAACGGCCAAAGGCCAGACTGCTGACCGGATCCAGGGCTACCGCCACGGCTGCGACGCCTACATGGCCAAACCGGGCGATCCCGAGGAGCTGGTGGCGATCATCCACAATCTGCTGGAGCGCTCGCGCCAGATACAGTCTGAGATCGTCGGGCTGTTGGCCGAACTGCAGCAGCGGCCCGCCCCGCTTCCCCGCCAGAGCAGCGTCGAACTGGACTTGACGCCCCGCGAGCAGCAGATTCTGCAACTGGTTTGCGAGGGTCTGATGAACAAAGAGATTGCCGCCCGCCTGGAGCGCAGCACCCGCAACGTCGAGAAGTACGTAAGCCGCCTGCTCGTTAAAACCGGCACCAGCAGCCGCACCGAGCTGGTGCGCTACGCCATTGAGCAGGGCCTCGTCTCGACCAGCCGACCAACAAATTGA